CTCTAGCACACCTCGGAACACCCCGACAGCTCAATTGatcaaaaaatatattgaataaaCGGACACATTTGGGATAACGGAGCGCTGGACTGTTGACAGGCTACGTGTCTCccttcctctccttccctcGCTCATCCCATGCTGCATTCAAGTGCATCCTCCTCGTCGTGATTCCCATGCCCAATGACACGACAAAACAAAAGGATGGCCACAAGTCCGGTTCAAATCAACCGATACTTAATAAAATCTAAACACAGCAAACATATAATGCATCTATTAATGTATATATTTCTCAATTTAATACGGCAAGCAGCGGTATATGATAGATTCCAGCGTCCCCAGTGCAGACTCACCCTATGCAGTCGCAAAAAAAACTATAATTATGCAGGAATTTAAAAGTCTTCAATATACGCAAAACcatacaatcttttttttttttttttgtaaacgtCGCGCTTCTTTATGGGCTTGAGGACGCAAAAAAGGATATTTTCCTacatgtgcatgtgcatgtgaaTGCATCACCACAACAGCTGAGTTGTCGCGTGATTGCGTCATTATGTTACGTCATATTAATGTTTCATTCTTgactaaataaaaatgtatttatctcaAGAAGAAGTTCAAATAAGTAGATTTGCATTATTGCTATTTTAATCCAACAATAGATTGTTCCATGAATACTTAGCATTGTTAGCATAGGCAGCTAGGAAATATCTAGCTTTATAACTGTAAACCAAAGATTAAACTGCTTTCTTTTACAAATCAGGAGAAATGTTAAGGTGATCTTACATTATGGCTGGATAATACACGATGTACTGACAGGGATTAAGCATGTCAGGTGTTGTAcacagtgagtgaatgagtgcaTAAAACAGAGACAGAGTTGACAGAGTCAACCTGGTTGATAAAAGAAATGGGGGTGTGTCTTTGACTTTTGAGCCAAATTAAGTCAGGAGAGGCGTCCTTATGAGCTCTGTCAGTCAGGAAGCATGAGTCAGTGCTTGGGTGAATGTGTGTGAGAACAAGGTTGTTAACTAAATTACAATCCTGTGCACTTGAGAATTTTCCGATTGTGACAATGCCGCTTTAATTTTTATTACCCATGTATTACTTTAACAATAAGTGCATTTTACCCACCAAACATTGTGATGAAGCTGCAACAAGTAAGGTTacattgatttgtttatttgttgttcatttgtttgctCATCCCTGTATATGGTTCAAAGTACTTTTTATAGTAAAAGTAAGCAACACTGATCAGAGGAAGAAAACTGTTGCCTGATATATGCCACAGTACTTTCCCTTCATGTGTAATCTGCTTTTAGCGAATATCTTAAAGTCGCTTGTACACGTAGATGATGTTTTGACAGGACGGACAGCGATGCTCAGTATCTTTGCAAGAGTCCACGCAGAAGGGTatacagcagcagaggaaacacCTGCGACAAGGAGGGACACATCAGCAGATATAAACCgccttcttttattttatttcataccCAAACAAGGTAAGTCCTCCACAAATCATCCAGGTCATCAGCCCTGCTTTGGGTTCCACGACAGTCATTACGGTCTGGTGGCAGTGAGGACATGAGGCTTGGCCTGAGACATCACCCAGTGCAGGCGACATAACCATCACTAGAAAAGAAGCAGAAATTATCAATTATGAATTCCTTTTAATTTTTGTATTCCACTCAGcttatttgcaaaaatattttagtaATATTAGGATGATACTGGCGAGTGGCGCACAAATGATGGTGGCAACTAAGCGTACTGACACCCTTCATCCAGCAGGAGTCGCACTGCACCTAAcgctcgtttttttttttttttttttcctgatatagAATTTCAGTTCATCGAGAGTATTTTTGTTCACGGTTTCACAAGTTCACACTTGACAATGTGATATAAAACAAGATGATATAAGGATGAAGGATGAGTATGAACGACTGAAAGGCGCAGTTCACCCCGACAAAGACGTTTTTTGTTTAGCTTGAACACAAATGATCAATTCATAGCCTAGTTCCTCAACTTCCTTGTTCTCAACTGTCTGTGGAACTGGAACTGAAAATTAAAAAGAGGCTGAATTAACCAGATGTTTTCCCCACAATTGCTCAACACTCCAAATCCAGTTCTTGTAGAGACAGGAGTTTAACTTTTGATCTCTCACCTGGTGGAACAGGAGCTCCTGAAATTGAAGTGAGAAACTGTCATTAATATAAATTGTTTTGAAGGGAGACAAACAAGGCAACGACCACCTTGGTATCCCATTTGGGGGTGCGCCACATGCCCAGGAGAGAAGCCTGGAGGTGGGGCGTAAGCACCCCTGGGTGGGCCAGGATAGCCTGGAGCCGTCTCTTGGGGTGCGTAACCTTTTTCCATCTGCAGAAGATGCAAAGTGATGTGAAGTATGCCGTCATCGCTGCCTGCCAACTGAGAacattgattgaaaaaaaaacaaaaaacgtttcTTTACCCCGCAATGAACTAGTTATATAACAACGTCTCCACCACTCCTTTTTTCTGTAGGACCTCCCACTTGCATTCTCCATCGCCCAGTCAGTGTCCTGCTCTcctttcctcctctccctctcacgCATTAGCAGCACATTGATAAAGTATTGAAAAAGCCTGTAGGATCGTCATCGGAAATTGCTTTAGAATGTCGAGCTTTAAAACCTTTGCTTTTACCCGTGGTGTGGAGTTTGTCCAAGTTTGATAGCATTTTGGAGCCACAACTAAAAGCAATGATATAAATTCCACCATCATaagcagtgtttttcatcaggggttgccagagCAAGCAAGCATCCTCCTCCTTGACTTGAcccttcttcatgtcctcatcgGTTGTTCTTCATCCAACCATCTCCCCTCTCCACTGCTCCAAACCATCAGGCCTTCCAATAACACCCCAACATCTCTGACTAATATCGTTTCACTTCTTTGTTGTCTTTCATTTCACATGAGGGGTTGCCACAAAAGATCTCACCACTGTCCTCTCAACTGCTTCCCTTTCCTCTCCACCTGTTCCCCCCATCTACACTCTCGTCTTCACCTTTCTTTAGCCCATTACTTTCAGGAATCAATCCCAAAATAGGTCGGCTGTTTGTGTTTCCTATGATATCGATGTTAGCCCTACTACTCTCGCTACAATAAAAACTAGTCCATCTAGTACTTCTAAGACAACTACTTCAAAGACAGACACAGATCAACTCATTTATTGTCCAGTTCAACTCAAAATGAAATACTAACAAGCTGTGAAACAAGCAATATATTTTTAGTCTTCACCAAAAGATTTGAATCCATTcacaaaaacaaccaaacatTTGGGCAGGATGAAGCTCTTTTCCCCTCAGAGGGAAATTACATTTGCTGCCACTCCATCCGAAATCAATCTCAGCTGCATTATCCACTTAAGCACCAGCACTGGCATCACTCGACGCCCAGCAGGATGGAAGCACCACAGGAATATAAGTGAAGCCAAATACTCTCAGATTTGtccttaaatatgtaataacaACACGAGCCCTGAATCAGCACATCTGAGTAGCAAAAGTCACGTACCTTTTCTTGGTTGGAACAAGCAAAGTGAGAAGAAGCAGACGGGAGGAGCACCACTGATACACCCacaacctcccacctcctctcctcactTCCCGATTGCTCTACGTCAAAGGGAGTGTTCTGTTTTTGAGCTAATGTGTAGActatgaaatgaaaactgaacaaaCAAGTGTGGAAAAGAACAGCAGACAGAGAAGAATAGAGTCTCTTTTGTTCGTTACAAAGTTGCCGTGACCAGTACGGACATTCTGGAGGTGGCTTTTGTGACAAAGCAAAGATGTGGTCTGTGGGCACCAACTGAAACTTGGATGTGATCAACCACAGTCACGAACCTGAGCTAAAATGAAGAccattattcatatttaatcGACAACGATACTAGGATGTTTGACCCTCCTTACTTCCTGTTTTTCTGGCCATGACCCAGAATTATGAAATGCCAGAATCTCCTCCACAGTTCAGACATTCTCCAGGAATAACTTATTCTGAATAACAGTGTTGCGCACTGAACAAAGAACTTTATTTTCAGGCTTGATGAGGCAAAAGTAGGAAGACCGTCCTGATGCTTCTGTTGTAAACTTAATTTAATTCAAGGCTCCATCTGTCTGGGACTGAGTGGTTTTGCTGTAGTTGATTCATACAGCAAGAAGAGCGTATTACAGACTACAATTACATTTCATATCTTGATACAGAAACACCAGCCATCATCTCAGGTGGATTCTTGCTGCAAGAGCTCCGCTTCAATTCTTTGTTGAACCGTTACAAAGTCATTTTCAAACCTTAATGGTCAGTATATCAGTGACATTCGATCATGTAAATATTTCCAAACTTTCAAAATGCAAATGCTGCAAGTTATTTATGTGGTGCATGCAGCAGCGGAGGCGTCAGTTTACTCTAAAAAATTCTTTCCACTGCTTCTATCTCTCCTGAGGTAGAGAAAAGTTGAGGTCattgtttatgttgtatttttagCAACGGCCAAATGTTCTCCCCTCGATTTCAACAGAAAGAAATCCACAAGAGTGAGACATCTTTACCGAACAAGGATTCTCATGATCAGATCACATGATGAAGCAAGTCACAAGACTGGAGCGGAATgcgttaaaatgttgacacaGGCTCTTCTTGGAGACCAACTGACGACATTTGAAATAAGTTACATCTCACAGCACTAAAGCGGTGAAGTCATGTGGCCGCTAGGTGTCAGCATTAAGTTATTATGtgcattgtgatgaaattaCTGTATACATGTTTTATAATTATTTACCTGTGATTAAATGCATTTAATATTTGATAAGCGCTCAACTTAAAATGTATATGAATTAATATAAGTTGTTGATGATCTGGTTTGTTCAAGTGCAACATCCTCTATCACAAATATTACCAGAAGTTTAGTCGATCACTCTTTGGCCACAGTTTGTCCATGGTCGAAAAAATGTAGGTAGAAGAAAAGCTGCACCATTGTCTTTGTTCATAGGTTCACAGTAAAGCGtgtttggtggttttcctcacaGGTTGAAATGACCGAGCTCGATTCCTGATGTTGCACTTTCACCAGTGgcgacaccaaaaaaaaaaaatcttaaattaCCAAATTGTGCTTTAAAACTTAACAAGCATTTTGCATTAGTACAATATAAAGAATCAAATAATTTGTTAAGACACTCGGTTTAGATTTTAACAATGATTTTTTGGCacatggcattttaaatgaataatagtgggaagaacatttttcaaaatgaaagggagagagacagaaacaggaacTAAACAATTCTAAATtcatcataaaaatggtgaGCTATTCATAGGAAATTAATGTTTCAGCATTAACAATGTTGAGGACTATATGTCCTGAAAAAGAATCTACTGCAACTCACTGAAAACCATTAAAAGGCAAGGAACCTCAAATGAAAAGGCTACTTGTCTCCAGGACGGACAGCGATGCTCCACATCTTTATAAATAAAGTTCCATTCTTAAATACTTgagcccacagtcaaaactaAAAGTGAGGCACCATTTCTTGGCtgggaagagcagaagaagcaatCACAGAGAGGCGATTAGATTTACTTCTTCTTATATTGAAATAGAAACTTCATCATACATCCTAACCACCAAATCGTGATGTAAAAAGAacaatttttttccccatttgttTGTCGTGAAAATGGCATTGCCGTATTGTATTCTGCTTTATGTCgtaattgtttttcttcatgcacaatctgtattttaaagacgcTTGGGTATGTAGATGACCTTCTGACAGGACAGACAGCGATGCTCCCTATCTTTACTAGAGTCCATATAGAACGGTATACA
The genomic region above belongs to Synchiropus splendidus isolate RoL2022-P1 chromosome 19, RoL_Sspl_1.0, whole genome shotgun sequence and contains:
- the LOC128751095 gene encoding LITAF domain-containing protein-like isoform X2, whose product is MEKGYAPQETAPGYPGPPRGAYAPPPGFSPGHVAHPQMGYQGAPVPPVMVMSPALGDVSGQASCPHCHQTVMTVVEPKAGLMTWMICGGLTLFGCFLCCCIPFCVDSCKDTEHRCPSCQNIIYVYKRL
- the LOC128751095 gene encoding LITAF domain-containing protein-like isoform X1 codes for the protein MFASLSQMEKGYAPQETAPGYPGPPRGAYAPPPGFSPGHVAHPQMGYQGAPVPPVMVMSPALGDVSGQASCPHCHQTVMTVVEPKAGLMTWMICGGLTLFGCFLCCCIPFCVDSCKDTEHRCPSCQNIIYVYKRL